In Streptomyces sp. NBC_01408, one DNA window encodes the following:
- a CDS encoding aldo/keto reductase: MHGADPRLVLGLHRSRHHRDILTAALDLGVTSLDTAAAYLGFRSHAVLAETAADLLPKFALSTKVGFFPGAGGAEHSLDPSRLRLAVEKAVWELGREPDTVLLHNPERSLTGLSPADGHALLGGACTALVDAAREGLCRTWGVSSWDTRPLGMVGVDDLPSPDVLMVRAGFLVGIDLLDTTAVLRSVWQAGETWGMSPFGGGNGKVWEAFDPRPFLRPPHDGLSRVQAAFRTAFHLPSAAAVAVGTDDPGHLGELVQALGAEVDPAAVSQYLRGLHGLRQS; the protein is encoded by the coding sequence GTGCACGGAGCTGACCCCCGCCTTGTCCTCGGCTTACACCGGTCTCGTCACCACCGCGACATCCTGACGGCCGCACTCGACCTTGGCGTCACCTCCCTGGACACCGCGGCTGCCTACCTCGGCTTCCGCTCGCACGCGGTGCTGGCCGAGACGGCCGCTGATTTGCTGCCGAAGTTCGCCCTGTCCACGAAGGTGGGCTTCTTCCCAGGCGCCGGAGGTGCTGAGCACTCCCTCGATCCAAGTCGGCTGCGCCTGGCCGTCGAGAAGGCGGTCTGGGAACTCGGCAGGGAACCTGACACCGTGCTCCTCCACAACCCCGAACGGAGCCTCACGGGTCTGTCCCCGGCCGATGGCCACGCCCTCCTCGGCGGCGCTTGCACCGCCCTGGTCGACGCGGCCCGCGAGGGCCTGTGCCGCACCTGGGGTGTGTCTTCCTGGGACACCCGGCCGCTCGGCATGGTCGGGGTGGACGACCTGCCGTCTCCGGACGTCCTCATGGTCCGGGCCGGGTTCCTCGTGGGCATCGACCTCCTCGATACCACGGCCGTCCTGCGCAGCGTCTGGCAGGCGGGCGAGACCTGGGGCATGAGCCCCTTCGGGGGTGGCAACGGGAAGGTCTGGGAGGCCTTCGACCCTCGCCCGTTCCTTCGACCGCCCCACGATGGCTTGTCCCGCGTGCAGGCAGCATTCCGTACGGCGTTCCACCTGCCGAGTGCTGCCGCGGTGGCGGTCGGCACCGACGATCCCGGTCACCTGGGCGAGCTGGTCCAGGCCCTGGGCGCGGAGGTGGACCCCGCCGCCGTCAGTCAGTATCTGCGCGGCCTGCATGGGCTCCGTCAGAGCTGA
- a CDS encoding phosphotransferase — translation MTVSLPVAARVDLRRQPVEDVLERVEEALHVRLDRQALVRKRRSLGGRTERGTWVRIERRGFERIGLQGWNGTEAAAVLQGVAMPEWYQGVAWREPGQPVMWRADELELIASPSVAKGALVLEDPGLPDAWWEALNASLDALAEQQTPRIATPDTVTITQEQVTQTLGEVFPAIADTRIERWTPAHADLTWANVMGPEFSLIDWEDWGMAPRGLDAAMLWGNALAVPALADRVHRERRADLEGRDGKLMSLFFLSKIVGPHAYEEDPLLVPARKEAERLVAELQL, via the coding sequence ATGACTGTTTCCCTGCCGGTCGCTGCCCGGGTGGACCTGCGCCGTCAGCCGGTTGAAGACGTGCTGGAACGCGTGGAGGAGGCCCTGCACGTGCGATTGGATCGGCAGGCGCTGGTACGTAAACGGCGTTCCTTGGGTGGCCGCACGGAGCGGGGTACGTGGGTGCGCATCGAGCGGCGGGGGTTCGAGCGGATCGGCCTGCAGGGCTGGAACGGGACGGAGGCCGCCGCCGTGCTGCAAGGGGTCGCGATGCCCGAGTGGTACCAGGGCGTGGCATGGCGCGAGCCGGGCCAACCGGTGATGTGGCGCGCGGATGAGCTGGAGCTGATCGCGTCGCCGTCTGTCGCCAAGGGCGCTCTGGTGCTTGAAGACCCGGGCCTGCCGGATGCGTGGTGGGAGGCGCTGAACGCCTCCCTAGACGCCCTCGCTGAACAGCAGACGCCGCGAATCGCGACGCCGGACACGGTGACGATCACGCAGGAGCAGGTGACGCAGACACTCGGCGAGGTCTTCCCCGCCATTGCCGATACGCGGATCGAGCGGTGGACGCCGGCTCATGCGGATCTGACCTGGGCCAACGTGATGGGGCCGGAGTTCTCCCTCATCGACTGGGAGGACTGGGGCATGGCGCCCCGGGGCCTGGACGCCGCGATGCTGTGGGGCAATGCACTGGCCGTCCCGGCGCTCGCGGACCGCGTCCACCGGGAGCGGCGTGCGGACTTGGAGGGCCGGGACGGCAAGCTGATGTCGCTGTTCTTCCTGTCGAAGATCGTCGGACCCCACGCATACGAGGAGGATCCGCTGCTGGTGCCGGCCCGGAAGGAGGCCGAGCGCCTGGTGGCCGAGCTTCAGCTCTGA
- a CDS encoding alpha/beta fold hydrolase, producing MTLAYDASGDGPALVLLHSAVCDRRMWDPQWPVLVDAGYRVVRCDFRGFGGTPLPDRRHNDAEDVLELLDALGIEQAALIGASYGGQVAMEIAARRPDRVSAMALLCASLPGHEPTDELRAFREREDALLEAGDIAGAVELNVDTWLGPDADEAAREKLRGMQRRAFDVQLAAPEGAGRNKVEIDLSTIKAPCLVVSGPHDVADFRQIAARLPGLLADARHLELPWAGHLPNLERPAAVTDLLTDFLRETVPAG from the coding sequence ATGACTCTTGCTTATGACGCATCCGGAGACGGCCCCGCACTGGTACTGCTGCACTCCGCGGTGTGCGACCGAAGGATGTGGGATCCGCAGTGGCCGGTCCTTGTCGACGCCGGATACCGGGTGGTGCGCTGTGACTTCCGGGGCTTCGGCGGGACTCCCTTGCCGGACCGGCGCCACAACGATGCGGAAGACGTGCTGGAACTGCTGGACGCCCTCGGAATCGAGCAGGCGGCGCTGATCGGCGCCTCGTACGGCGGACAGGTCGCCATGGAGATCGCCGCACGCCGTCCGGACCGGGTGTCCGCCATGGCGCTGCTGTGCGCCAGCCTGCCGGGGCATGAACCCACCGATGAGCTGCGCGCGTTCCGCGAGCGGGAGGACGCGCTGCTGGAGGCGGGCGATATCGCGGGAGCCGTGGAACTGAACGTGGACACCTGGCTGGGGCCGGACGCCGACGAGGCGGCCCGGGAGAAGCTGCGCGGGATGCAACGGCGCGCCTTCGACGTGCAACTGGCCGCCCCCGAAGGGGCCGGGCGCAACAAGGTCGAGATCGACCTGTCAACGATCAAGGCACCCTGTCTCGTCGTGTCGGGCCCCCACGACGTGGCGGACTTCCGGCAGATCGCGGCCCGGCTGCCGGGTCTGCTCGCCGACGCCCGGCACCTCGAACTGCCCTGGGCCGGTCACCTACCCAACCTGGAGCGGCCTGCCGCGGTGACGGACCTGCTGACCGACTTCCTCCGCGAGACGGTCCCCGCCGGCTGA
- a CDS encoding sacsin N-terminal ATP-binding-like domain-containing protein: protein MSVRVTAAQSGVDPFGTARLRRGVLDAWGAGPARFREDANAEEDLALGGYRDRLVVELAQNAADAAARAKVPGRLRLTLYAAEGGHAVLAVANTGSPLDATGVESLSTLRASAKRGPAGAADAADAGQSVGRFGVGFAAVLAVSDEPAVLGRHGGVRWSLAEARELARGAAVGSPGLGDELRRRDGHVPLLRLPLPAEGTAPDGYDTVVVLPLRDAAAQDLVERLLAGIDDALLLTLPGLREIVIETPSGSTAAPARTLLRRDEGPYTVIEDSLTGTNRWRTVRHGGPIEKALLVGRPVEERLRPAWAVSWAVPVDTDGAPLHPATAPVVHAPTPTDEPLGIPALLIATLPLDPTRRHPAPGPLTDFLVERAADAYAELLGAWDPVTTALVDLVPGPLGKGELDGALRAAVLRRLPRTAFLAAAAPPEHAEERAALRPFEAEVVEGAGADTVRVLAEVLPTLLPAGLERRAELRTLGVGRLPLGDAIERIAGIERTPDWWHRLYDSLAGVDPDRLSGLPVPLADGRTAIGPRHLLLPDADTPADLARLGLKVAHPDAAHPLLEKLGALPATPRAILTTPQVRAAVAASLDAGEIWDEDALDPEELAEVVLGLVRDAELAPGDEPWLGALALPDEDGEPTPAGELLLPGSPLASVIREDEVPYVDEGLVERWGPGPLTACGVLAEFQLVRATDLVLDPDELEPREGDFAEPDDAGLLDAVDVWCEDVLDQLPELPVPPVATELVAVRDLDLVDDDCWPQALAMLAQPPLRDALTQPVRILLPDGTTQSVRSYTAWWLRDHPVLDGRRPAGLRAAGGDPLLDGLYTPADATGFEDEQVLRALGVRTSVAALLEEPGGAAELLGRLADPDREVTGRQLYGLYGALADLDPEQVTLPDELRAVVDGEVQVVDAADAVIADAPDLLPLTAGLPLLPVTPSRAADLAELLQVRRLSETVPAEVTTPGEEHEVPESVLLLLGPSTPLTYVEHEELVAGGTELDWRRTPDGTLHASTLEGVAAGLAWSAGQWPRRFEVAALLEDPSRTAELARDRWFD from the coding sequence GTGAGCGTGCGAGTGACGGCGGCCCAGAGCGGCGTGGACCCCTTCGGCACGGCCCGGCTGCGGCGCGGGGTGCTCGACGCCTGGGGCGCGGGCCCGGCCCGGTTCCGCGAGGACGCCAACGCCGAGGAGGACCTGGCGCTCGGCGGCTACCGGGACCGGCTCGTCGTCGAGCTGGCGCAGAACGCCGCCGACGCGGCGGCCCGTGCCAAGGTGCCGGGCCGGCTGCGGCTCACCCTGTACGCGGCCGAGGGCGGCCACGCGGTGCTGGCCGTCGCCAACACCGGTTCCCCGCTGGACGCGACGGGCGTGGAGTCGCTGAGCACCCTGCGCGCCTCCGCCAAGCGGGGGCCCGCCGGGGCGGCGGACGCCGCGGACGCGGGGCAGAGCGTCGGCCGTTTCGGCGTCGGCTTCGCCGCCGTCCTCGCCGTCTCCGACGAACCCGCCGTACTGGGCCGCCACGGCGGGGTCCGCTGGTCCCTGGCCGAGGCCCGGGAGCTGGCCCGGGGCGCCGCCGTCGGCAGCCCCGGCCTCGGCGACGAACTGCGCCGCCGCGACGGCCACGTCCCGCTGCTGCGCCTCCCGCTGCCCGCCGAGGGCACCGCCCCCGACGGCTACGACACCGTCGTCGTGCTCCCGCTGCGCGACGCCGCCGCCCAGGACCTCGTCGAGCGGCTGCTGGCCGGCATCGACGACGCCCTGCTGCTCACCCTGCCCGGGCTGCGCGAGATCGTCATCGAGACACCGTCGGGCAGCACAGCCGCACCCGCCCGCACCCTGCTGCGCCGCGACGAGGGCCCGTACACCGTCATCGAGGACTCCCTGACGGGCACGAACCGCTGGCGCACCGTCCGCCACGGCGGCCCCATCGAGAAGGCGCTGCTCGTCGGCCGGCCGGTGGAGGAGAGGCTGCGGCCCGCCTGGGCGGTGTCCTGGGCCGTGCCCGTCGACACCGACGGCGCCCCGCTACACCCGGCCACCGCACCCGTGGTGCACGCGCCGACGCCCACCGACGAGCCGCTGGGCATCCCCGCCCTGCTCATCGCGACCCTGCCGCTGGACCCCACCCGCCGGCACCCGGCGCCCGGGCCGCTGACCGACTTCCTCGTGGAGCGCGCCGCCGACGCGTACGCCGAACTCCTCGGCGCCTGGGACCCGGTGACCACCGCCCTGGTGGACCTCGTTCCCGGCCCCCTCGGCAAGGGCGAGCTGGACGGGGCCCTGCGCGCCGCCGTGCTCCGCCGGCTTCCCCGTACGGCCTTCCTCGCCGCCGCGGCCCCGCCCGAGCACGCCGAGGAGCGGGCCGCGCTGCGCCCCTTCGAGGCCGAGGTGGTGGAGGGCGCGGGCGCCGACACCGTACGGGTCCTCGCCGAGGTCCTGCCGACGCTGCTCCCGGCGGGCCTGGAGCGCCGGGCCGAGCTGCGCACCCTGGGCGTGGGCCGGCTCCCGCTGGGTGACGCGATCGAGCGGATCGCGGGCATCGAGCGGACCCCCGACTGGTGGCACCGGCTCTACGACAGCCTCGCCGGGGTCGACCCCGACCGGCTGTCCGGGCTGCCCGTGCCGCTGGCCGACGGCCGCACCGCGATCGGACCCCGCCATCTGCTCCTGCCCGACGCAGACACGCCGGCCGACCTGGCCCGGCTGGGCCTGAAGGTGGCCCACCCGGACGCGGCGCACCCGCTGCTGGAGAAGCTCGGCGCCCTGCCCGCCACCCCGCGGGCGATCCTGACGACCCCGCAGGTGCGGGCGGCCGTCGCGGCGTCGCTGGACGCGGGCGAGATCTGGGACGAGGACGCCCTCGACCCGGAGGAGCTGGCCGAGGTGGTGCTGGGGCTGGTCCGCGACGCCGAGCTGGCCCCGGGCGACGAGCCCTGGCTGGGCGCGCTGGCCCTGCCCGACGAGGACGGCGAACCGACCCCGGCGGGCGAACTGCTGCTGCCCGGCTCCCCGCTGGCCTCCGTCATCCGCGAGGACGAGGTCCCGTACGTGGACGAGGGGCTGGTCGAGCGCTGGGGCCCTGGCCCGCTGACCGCCTGCGGGGTGCTGGCCGAGTTCCAGCTGGTGCGCGCCACCGACCTGGTCCTGGACCCGGACGAACTGGAGCCCCGCGAGGGGGACTTCGCCGAGCCGGACGACGCGGGCCTGCTGGACGCGGTGGACGTGTGGTGCGAGGACGTACTGGACCAGCTGCCGGAGCTGCCCGTGCCGCCGGTGGCGACCGAGCTGGTGGCCGTACGCGATCTCGACCTGGTCGACGACGACTGCTGGCCGCAGGCCCTCGCCATGCTCGCGCAGCCCCCGCTGCGCGACGCGCTGACCCAGCCCGTGCGGATCCTGCTCCCGGACGGCACCACGCAGTCCGTGCGCTCGTACACGGCCTGGTGGCTGCGCGACCACCCGGTGCTCGACGGCCGCCGCCCGGCGGGCCTGCGCGCGGCGGGCGGCGACCCGCTGCTGGACGGCCTGTACACCCCGGCGGACGCCACCGGCTTCGAGGACGAGCAGGTCCTGCGGGCGCTGGGCGTACGGACCTCCGTGGCCGCCCTGCTGGAGGAGCCCGGCGGCGCGGCCGAGCTGCTGGGCCGGCTGGCCGACCCGGACCGGGAGGTGACGGGCCGCCAGCTGTACGGCCTGTACGGGGCGCTGGCCGACCTGGACCCCGAGCAGGTCACCCTGCCGGACGAGCTGCGGGCGGTGGTGGACGGCGAGGTGCAGGTGGTGGACGCGGCCGACGCGGTGATCGCCGACGCCCCGGACCTGCTGCCGCTGACGGCGGGCCTGCCCCTGCTGCCGGTCACACCGTCCCGTGCGGCGGACCTCGCGGAGCTGCTCCAGGTGCGGCGTCTCTCGGAGACGGTCCCGGCGGAGGTCACCACCCCGGGCGAGGAGCACGAGGTCCCGGAGTCGGTGCTCCTGCTGCTGGGCCCGTCGACCCCGCTGACGTACGTCGAGCACGAGGAACTGGTCGCGGGCGGCACCGAACTGGACTGGCGCCGCACGCCCGACGGCACCCTCCACGCCTCCACGCTGGAGGGTGTGGCGGCGGGTCTGGCCTGGTCGGCGGGCCAGTGGCCGCGCCGCTTCGAGGTCGCGGCCCTGCTGGAGGACCCGTCGCGCACGGCGGAACTGGCCCGCGACCGCTGGTTCGACTAG
- a CDS encoding DUF5937 family protein — protein MESVLSFSATDLAQTRFAVSPMWEVVTSFQLLRAATDPPLHRRWAAQVRPRVQRAGLDRGWLAALIPGEGYLADFLNPTPSGPFPGLPAELDAIRASSPEQVRADLAMLRRTASRPSPRLRLFEEEPQAALEKVTEEIETYWEIGLAPYWSRIRQVLEADLFHRARQVAEHGSAHVLNELHSTVSWDAGTLRMVRHQCTLTRDQTGSGMLLVPSAFAWPRILTRTVAPDPPQLAYPARGIGHLWRPRASGAAAEAVAGVLGRSRAQLLAELDTPASTTLLARSCGLSAAAVSQHLTALRNAGLVTAHRNGRSVLYARTAVADALLTPVAVP, from the coding sequence ATGGAGTCGGTACTGAGTTTCTCCGCGACGGATCTGGCGCAGACCAGGTTCGCCGTTTCTCCGATGTGGGAGGTCGTCACCAGCTTCCAGCTGCTCAGGGCGGCCACCGATCCGCCGCTGCACCGCCGTTGGGCCGCGCAGGTGAGGCCTCGGGTGCAGCGCGCGGGCCTGGACCGGGGCTGGCTGGCCGCGCTGATCCCCGGCGAGGGCTACCTCGCGGACTTCCTCAACCCCACCCCGTCCGGCCCCTTCCCCGGACTCCCCGCCGAACTCGACGCGATCCGCGCCAGCAGCCCCGAGCAGGTCCGCGCCGACCTCGCCATGCTCCGCCGCACTGCCTCCCGGCCCTCGCCCCGGCTCCGGCTGTTCGAAGAGGAGCCGCAGGCCGCGCTGGAGAAGGTCACGGAGGAGATCGAGACGTACTGGGAGATCGGCCTCGCCCCCTACTGGTCCCGCATCCGCCAGGTGCTGGAGGCCGACCTGTTCCACCGCGCCCGGCAGGTCGCCGAGCACGGCTCGGCACACGTACTCAACGAGCTGCACTCCACGGTCAGTTGGGACGCCGGAACCCTGCGCATGGTCCGCCACCAGTGCACCCTGACCCGGGACCAGACGGGCTCCGGGATGCTCCTGGTGCCCTCGGCCTTCGCCTGGCCCCGCATACTGACCCGCACGGTTGCGCCCGACCCGCCCCAACTCGCCTATCCCGCAAGGGGCATCGGCCACCTGTGGCGGCCCCGAGCATCCGGGGCCGCCGCCGAGGCGGTCGCCGGGGTCCTCGGTCGTTCCCGCGCGCAGCTGCTGGCCGAACTCGACACCCCGGCCTCGACCACGCTGCTCGCCCGCAGCTGCGGACTGTCCGCCGCCGCCGTGTCCCAGCACCTGACGGCCCTGCGCAACGCCGGCCTGGTCACCGCGCACCGCAACGGCCGCTCGGTGCTCTACGCCCGGACGGCCGTCGCCGACGCGCTCCTGACCCCGGTGGCAGTGCCTTAG
- a CDS encoding MFS transporter, giving the protein MPSTFRGLPPIVWTLFAGMIVYRLGYLVTPFLVFMLADRGVTGTETSYVLGALGAGNLLGPVLGGMLSDRMGRRPTMLIGLIGAAAAQGALFLAPGVWTMAAAALLLSAAAATVGPASYALMADAVDGQRRQQAYALFGWGINIGTAVAGVLGGFLAAHGYWLLFAVDAGALLVYAALVAARVREPERAPAAPGEDASVGYGVVFRDRLMLLLLPVFGFQLFVYSLTEVALPLAVRDSGLSPAVYGALAAVNAVLVVGLQPFVTARVAKLPQLPVQAAGTALIAVGVALTGLADGIAGYVVSVAVWSVGEVVLSGVAAAVVANLAPAHARGRYQGAFSWTWGVARFAALTLGVGLYTGLGAAALWWTALAVGLVSAAVTLTLRTRVAAREEGAHSLVAA; this is encoded by the coding sequence ATGCCCTCCACCTTCCGCGGACTCCCGCCCATCGTCTGGACCCTGTTCGCCGGCATGATCGTCTACCGGCTCGGCTACCTCGTCACCCCGTTCCTGGTGTTCATGCTGGCCGACCGTGGTGTCACCGGCACCGAGACCTCGTACGTCCTCGGCGCCCTGGGCGCGGGCAACCTGCTGGGCCCGGTGCTCGGCGGGATGCTCTCCGACCGGATGGGCCGCCGCCCCACGATGCTGATCGGGCTGATCGGCGCCGCGGCGGCGCAGGGCGCCCTCTTCCTCGCGCCGGGGGTGTGGACGATGGCCGCGGCCGCGCTGCTGCTCAGCGCCGCCGCGGCGACGGTCGGCCCCGCCTCCTACGCGCTGATGGCCGACGCGGTCGACGGGCAGCGCCGCCAGCAGGCGTACGCGCTCTTCGGCTGGGGCATCAACATCGGCACGGCCGTCGCCGGGGTGCTCGGCGGCTTCCTCGCCGCGCACGGCTACTGGCTGCTCTTCGCGGTCGACGCCGGGGCGCTGCTGGTCTACGCCGCCCTGGTCGCAGCCCGGGTGCGCGAGCCGGAGCGGGCACCGGCCGCGCCGGGCGAGGACGCGAGCGTGGGCTACGGGGTCGTGTTCCGCGACCGGCTGATGCTCCTGTTGCTCCCGGTCTTCGGCTTCCAGCTGTTCGTGTACTCGCTGACCGAGGTCGCGCTGCCGCTGGCGGTCCGGGACAGCGGGCTCTCGCCGGCCGTCTACGGTGCGCTGGCGGCGGTCAACGCGGTGCTGGTGGTGGGGCTCCAGCCGTTCGTGACGGCCCGCGTCGCGAAGCTGCCGCAGCTACCGGTGCAGGCCGCGGGCACTGCGCTGATCGCCGTCGGGGTGGCGCTGACGGGTCTGGCCGACGGGATCGCCGGCTACGTGGTGTCGGTGGCCGTCTGGTCGGTCGGCGAGGTCGTCCTGTCCGGGGTCGCGGCCGCGGTGGTCGCGAACCTCGCCCCGGCCCATGCCCGCGGCCGCTACCAGGGCGCCTTCAGCTGGACCTGGGGCGTGGCCCGCTTCGCCGCGCTCACCCTGGGCGTGGGCCTCTACACCGGCCTCGGTGCGGCGGCCCTGTGGTGGACCGCCCTGGCCGTCGGCCTCGTCTCGGCGGCGGTCACCCTGACCCTGCGCACCCGGGTGGCCGCCCGCGAGGAGGGGGCCCACAGCCTCGTCGCCGCCTGA
- a CDS encoding cation-translocating P-type ATPase translates to MTQRAKTESDGPEPGGGGSASTAIDAGAELDPVHPVQPPAPKFRPGGLTTAEVAERVARGDVNDVPVRSSRSTTEIVRANVFTRFNAIIGVLWVIMLFVAPIQDSLFGFVIIANTGIGIIQELRAKKTLDGLAVIGEAKPSVRRDGRTAEISTSEIVLGDVIELGPGDKVVVDGAVGEADGLEIDESLLTGEADPVLKKTGDQVMSGSFVVAGGGAFTATKVGREAYAAQLAEEASRFTLVHSELRSGISTILKYVTWMMIPTSIGLIISQLIVKDNNLKDSIARTVGGIVPMIPEGLVLLTSVAFAIGVIRLGRQQCLVQELPAIEGLARVDVVCLDKTGTLTEGGMDVTELRPLGGADTTYVKKVLGALGESDPRPNASLQAIIDAYPASTEWRCTESLPFSSARKYSGASFSEGDGENNTWLLGAPDVLLPAGDPALEEIDDLNEQGLRVLLLARSARELDDDAVATGVRPTALVVLEQRLRPDAADTLRYFEDQDVKAKVISGDNAISVSAVAGKLGLPGAENTVDARGLPTGRAGMAKVLDENSVFGRVTPQQKRDMVGALQSNGHTVAMTGDGVNDVLALKDADIGVSMGSGSEATRAVAQIVLLNNSFSTLPSVVAEGRRVIGNITRVATLFLTKTVYSVLLAILVVCSQVEYPFLPRHLTLLSTLTIGIPAFFLALAPNKERAKPHFVKRVMRYAIPGGVIAATATFVTYLVARHYYTGPDALKAETSAATLTLFLTSMWVLAIIARPYTWWRVGLVGAMGGAFLIVLVVPWLQDFFQLKLEGTTMPWIAVAVAAGAATLIEFSFRWVDRKFPA, encoded by the coding sequence ATGACGCAGCGGGCGAAGACCGAATCCGATGGGCCGGAGCCGGGTGGCGGCGGGTCCGCCTCGACCGCCATCGACGCAGGGGCGGAGCTGGACCCCGTACATCCGGTGCAGCCGCCCGCACCGAAATTCAGGCCCGGCGGCCTGACCACCGCCGAAGTCGCCGAACGGGTCGCCCGCGGCGACGTCAACGACGTGCCGGTCCGGAGCAGCCGCTCCACCACCGAGATCGTCCGCGCCAACGTCTTCACCCGGTTCAATGCCATCATCGGCGTCCTCTGGGTGATCATGCTCTTCGTCGCGCCGATCCAGGACAGCCTCTTCGGCTTCGTGATCATCGCCAACACCGGCATCGGCATCATCCAGGAACTGCGCGCCAAGAAGACCCTCGACGGCCTCGCCGTCATCGGCGAGGCCAAACCCAGCGTCCGCCGCGACGGCAGGACCGCCGAGATCTCCACCTCCGAGATCGTCCTCGGCGACGTCATCGAACTCGGCCCGGGCGACAAGGTCGTCGTCGACGGAGCCGTCGGCGAGGCCGACGGCCTGGAGATCGACGAGTCCCTGCTGACCGGCGAGGCCGACCCCGTCCTGAAGAAGACCGGCGACCAGGTCATGTCCGGCTCCTTCGTGGTGGCCGGCGGCGGCGCCTTCACCGCCACCAAGGTCGGCCGCGAGGCCTACGCCGCCCAGCTCGCCGAAGAGGCCTCCCGCTTCACGCTCGTCCACTCCGAGCTGCGCTCCGGCATCTCCACCATCCTCAAATACGTCACCTGGATGATGATCCCGACCTCGATCGGCCTGATCATCAGCCAGCTGATCGTCAAGGACAACAACCTCAAGGACTCCATCGCCCGGACCGTCGGCGGCATCGTCCCGATGATCCCCGAGGGGCTCGTCCTCCTCACCTCCGTGGCCTTCGCGATCGGCGTCATCCGGCTCGGCCGCCAGCAGTGCCTGGTCCAGGAACTCCCCGCCATCGAAGGCCTCGCCCGCGTCGACGTGGTCTGCCTCGACAAGACCGGCACCCTCACCGAGGGCGGCATGGACGTCACCGAACTGCGCCCCCTCGGCGGCGCGGACACCACGTACGTCAAGAAGGTGCTCGGCGCGCTCGGCGAGTCCGACCCCCGCCCCAACGCCAGCCTCCAGGCCATCATCGACGCCTACCCCGCCAGTACGGAGTGGCGCTGCACCGAGTCCCTGCCGTTCTCCTCCGCCCGCAAGTACAGCGGCGCCAGCTTCAGCGAGGGCGACGGCGAGAACAACACCTGGCTGCTCGGCGCCCCCGACGTGCTCCTCCCGGCCGGGGACCCGGCCCTCGAAGAGATCGACGACCTCAACGAGCAGGGCCTACGGGTCCTCCTGCTGGCCCGCTCCGCCCGCGAGCTCGACGACGACGCCGTCGCCACCGGGGTCAGGCCCACCGCCCTGGTCGTCCTCGAACAGCGGCTGCGCCCCGACGCCGCCGACACGCTGCGCTACTTCGAGGACCAGGACGTCAAGGCGAAGGTCATCTCCGGAGACAACGCGATCTCCGTCAGCGCGGTCGCCGGCAAGCTGGGCCTGCCGGGGGCGGAGAACACCGTCGACGCCCGCGGGCTGCCCACCGGCCGGGCCGGCATGGCCAAGGTCCTCGACGAGAACTCCGTCTTCGGCCGCGTCACCCCGCAGCAGAAGCGGGACATGGTCGGCGCCCTCCAGTCCAACGGCCACACCGTCGCCATGACCGGCGACGGCGTCAACGACGTCCTGGCGCTCAAGGACGCCGACATCGGCGTGAGCATGGGCTCGGGCTCCGAGGCCACGCGCGCGGTCGCGCAGATCGTGCTGCTGAACAACAGCTTCTCGACGCTGCCCTCGGTGGTCGCCGAGGGCCGCCGGGTCATCGGCAACATCACGCGGGTGGCCACCCTCTTCCTCACGAAGACGGTCTACTCGGTGCTACTGGCCATCCTGGTGGTCTGCTCACAGGTCGAGTACCCCTTCCTGCCCCGCCACCTGACGCTGCTCTCCACCCTGACCATCGGCATCCCGGCCTTCTTCCTCGCGCTGGCCCCCAACAAGGAACGCGCCAAGCCGCACTTCGTGAAGCGGGTGATGCGGTACGCGATCCCCGGCGGCGTGATCGCGGCGACGGCCACCTTCGTGACGTACCTGGTCGCCCGGCACTACTACACCGGCCCCGACGCCCTGAAGGCCGAGACCAGCGCGGCGACGCTCACGCTGTTCCTGACCTCGATGTGGGTCCTGGCGATCATCGCCCGCCCGTACACGTGGTGGCGCGTGGGCCTCGTCGGCGCGATGGGCGGAGCCTTCCTGATCGTCCTGGTCGTGCCGTGGCTCCAGGACTTCTTCCAGCTCAAGCTGGAGGGCACGACGATGCCGTGGATCGCGGTGGCCGTCGCGGCGGGCGCGGCGACCCTGATCGAGTTCAGCTTCCGCTGGGTGGACCGCAAGTTCCCGGCCTGA
- a CDS encoding DUF2530 domain-containing protein — MAKWTAKHEAPEPLEGPVVATVTGGTIIWFVLFLVQLPFYGWFADRGQLWWVWTCAAGGFLGLIGIWYVRGREAALKRHAAEQAEQAERSDEA; from the coding sequence ATGGCGAAATGGACTGCGAAGCACGAGGCGCCCGAGCCCCTTGAGGGCCCGGTGGTCGCGACCGTCACCGGCGGCACGATCATCTGGTTCGTCCTCTTCCTGGTCCAGCTCCCCTTCTACGGGTGGTTCGCCGACCGCGGCCAGCTGTGGTGGGTGTGGACCTGCGCGGCCGGCGGCTTCCTCGGGCTGATCGGCATCTGGTACGTCCGCGGCCGCGAGGCGGCCCTCAAGCGCCACGCCGCCGAGCAGGCCGAGCAGGCCGAGCGGTCCGACGAGGCGTAG